Proteins co-encoded in one Pleurodeles waltl isolate 20211129_DDA chromosome 1_2, aPleWal1.hap1.20221129, whole genome shotgun sequence genomic window:
- the LOC138253339 gene encoding uncharacterized protein: METVQQGYDAELRCAIASLQQILHVQEGSSTLSQDNVSAGAPMDEASRDMDGKLKKQPRKRKSPGSKDGPPIKKGPSSRKNHESSHQSSGDACPQPKPRMSSLKVYTGTVQNPTKSSVLVSQPEHRDPPCNISTSVAPGPGTTHNDTTSSIIKGIPSTAGTSATTIHGLGCDHPDIIVLTTPSAQLIAPCEASGGSPKQCSNPKINRLSLKNQFMAVGEFTADECLDDCPSCLDGYPLEDLPEQVESVEGRDGMDLADHGK; this comes from the exons atggagaccgtgcagcaag gttatgatgcagaactcaggtgcgcgattgcctctctccaacaaatcctccATGTTCAAGAGGGGTCAAGcaccttgtcacaggataacgtttctgcag gggctCCTATGGATGAAGCGAGCCGGGATATGGATGGAAAGCTTAAAAAgcagccccgcaaaaggaagtcccctggttctaaggacggcccgcccattaagaagggaccctcaagccggaaaaaccatg aatcatcacaccagagctccggagacgcctGCCCTCAGCCTAAGCCGCGGATGTCATCTTTAAAGGTCTACACTGGGACTGTTCAAAACCCCACAAAGTCATCGGTACTCGTGAGCCAACCCGAGCACCGAGACCCGCCCTGCAACATCTCCACATCCGTCGCTCCTGGACCAGGTACAACTCATAACGACACCACATCATCCATCATAAAGGGAATACCTAGTACAGCgggcacttctgcaacaactatccaCGGTTTGGGGTGTGACCATCCGGACATTATCGTTCTTACAACGCCAAGCGCCCAACTGATTGCACCTTGTGAagcctctggagggtccccaaaacagtgcagcaaccctaaaataaatcggctgtccttaaagaatc agttcATGGCTGTAGgcgagtttactgctgacgagtgcttGGATGACTGTCCTTCTTGCCTCGatgggtatccacttgaagatcttccagagcaggtGGAGAGTGTGGAGGGACGAGATGGCATGGACTTGGCGGACCATGGAAAATGA